A genome region from Arachidicoccus soli includes the following:
- a CDS encoding AAA family ATPase, producing MARLIGRKYETGLLKEALDNDKSELIAIYGRRRVGKTFLVREIFKNELVFEVTGLYKGSMNDQLKSFVKEISKRTKHTIPAPPTWMEAFAALENYLDGLKGEEKKIIFIDEFPWIATARSKFLIAFENFWNRYCTKRNDLIVVICGSAASYMIQKIIRNKGGLHNRISRQIRLLPFNLNETAQFLKSRGISYTHYDITQVYMAMGGIPHYLEKLQKGLSVAQNIDKLCFEKDGILRNEFDLLYASLFDDSEKHLALIKVLAASNKGIIRQELIEKSGIPSGGDFSIKLEELMESGFVSEYPYYGKKKKLTLYRLSDEYSKFYLKFIQNNRNSGPGTWQRLHKSPSYISWAGFSFETLCLKHISQIKKALRIDAIYSTNSSWFNENAQVDLLIDRDDNIMNLCEMKFYNASFAIDKNYYLNLKNKIAALQQEANTHKNIFLTMVTTFGVTDNAYNRELVQNTIELDSLFSD from the coding sequence ATGGCAAGGTTAATAGGCAGAAAATATGAAACAGGCTTACTTAAGGAAGCCCTTGACAACGATAAGTCGGAGCTGATTGCCATATATGGCAGAAGACGGGTAGGCAAGACTTTTTTGGTCAGGGAGATTTTCAAAAATGAATTGGTATTTGAAGTTACCGGCTTGTATAAAGGGTCGATGAACGACCAGCTTAAGAGCTTTGTTAAAGAAATATCTAAGAGAACAAAGCATACCATACCAGCACCTCCGACCTGGATGGAAGCATTTGCCGCGTTGGAAAATTACCTTGATGGGCTAAAGGGAGAAGAAAAGAAAATTATATTCATTGATGAGTTTCCCTGGATAGCAACAGCGCGGTCAAAATTCCTTATTGCGTTTGAAAACTTCTGGAACCGCTATTGTACAAAACGTAACGATTTGATTGTAGTGATATGCGGTTCCGCGGCATCTTATATGATACAAAAGATTATCAGGAATAAGGGCGGACTGCATAACCGGATTTCAAGGCAAATAAGATTGCTGCCTTTTAATCTTAATGAAACCGCACAATTCCTTAAAAGCCGGGGTATCAGTTATACGCATTATGACATCACACAGGTATATATGGCAATGGGCGGCATCCCGCATTATCTTGAGAAGCTGCAAAAAGGATTAAGCGTAGCGCAGAATATAGATAAGCTGTGCTTTGAGAAAGACGGTATATTAAGGAATGAATTTGACCTGTTGTATGCATCCCTTTTTGATGATTCTGAAAAGCACCTTGCCTTAATCAAAGTGCTTGCAGCCTCTAATAAAGGCATCATAAGGCAGGAACTGATTGAAAAGAGTGGCATACCGAGTGGTGGTGATTTCTCCATTAAGTTAGAAGAACTGATGGAATCGGGTTTCGTGAGCGAATACCCTTATTATGGAAAGAAGAAAAAACTCACCCTTTACAGGCTTTCTGACGAATATTCAAAGTTCTACTTAAAATTCATCCAAAATAACAGGAACAGCGGCCCCGGAACATGGCAAAGGCTGCATAAGAGTCCGTCTTATATATCGTGGGCAGGCTTCAGTTTTGAAACGCTTTGCTTAAAGCATATCAGCCAGATTAAAAAGGCGCTCCGGATTGATGCCATATATTCCACGAACAGCAGTTGGTTTAATGAAAATGCCCAGGTTGATTTATTGATTGACAGAGATGACAATATTATGAACCTGTGTGAGATGAAATTCTATAATGCTTCGTTCGCTATTGACAAAAATTATTACCTGAATTTAAAGAATAAGATAGCCGCCTTACAACAGGAAGCAAATACACATAAGAATATTTTTCTTACGATGGTAACAACGTTCGGCGTGACAGACAATGCATACAATCGCGAACTGGTTCAAAACACGATTGAACTGGATAGCTTATTTTCAGATTAA
- a CDS encoding YhcG family protein: MRVTDKSARDYYLKESAENNWAVRTLERNINTLYYQRLLSSQVRQPAKDDMNEKSKDFQLNNNEFIRNPAVLEFLNIPTNYAYTEKQWSRH; this comes from the coding sequence ATGAGGGTTACAGATAAAAGTGCCCGTGATTACTATCTCAAAGAATCGGCCGAAAATAATTGGGCAGTACGCACTTTGGAGAGAAATATCAATACGTTGTATTATCAGCGTTTATTGTCATCGCAAGTCCGACAACCAGCAAAAGACGATATGAATGAAAAATCAAAAGATTTTCAGCTTAATAACAACGAATTTATACGCAACCCTGCGGTATTGGAATTTTTAAATATTCCTACCAACTATGCTTATACTGAAAAGCAATGGAGCAGGCATTGA
- a CDS encoding DUF1266 domain-containing protein, whose protein sequence is MFHLFKEKYILDDHYEQHRMAAEKEPLLNIGAMLLEYNQYRDSLTLKSRLQVKQLEPLLNNAWQVFDKASCIELLDELLELPNQQKYRDYINAILLQRQNVNQLAYEVLVAPAHLYTYLEKNCQTLFEQSGKAFDRIEFDGIGNVSAWDIERAGLVARYAFNIGWLTEEETFYHLEKSFQLAKANYQNWADYYVAYMKARTLFYEERETDYIDYVLTLKKLYKSTDFFCLKYPLNN, encoded by the coding sequence ATGTTCCATCTTTTTAAAGAAAAATACATTCTAGACGACCATTATGAGCAACATCGGATGGCTGCGGAAAAAGAACCGCTACTCAATATTGGTGCGATGCTGTTGGAGTATAATCAATATCGCGATTCGTTAACCTTGAAATCCAGGCTTCAAGTAAAGCAACTTGAGCCTCTGTTGAACAATGCTTGGCAAGTATTTGACAAAGCCTCTTGTATAGAGCTGTTGGATGAATTACTCGAACTTCCCAACCAGCAAAAATATAGGGATTATATAAACGCTATTTTATTACAACGACAAAATGTAAATCAATTGGCTTACGAAGTGTTGGTTGCTCCAGCACACTTATATACTTATCTCGAAAAAAATTGTCAAACGCTGTTTGAGCAATCTGGTAAAGCATTCGACCGTATTGAGTTTGATGGCATTGGGAATGTTTCCGCTTGGGATATAGAAAGGGCCGGACTGGTCGCGCGTTATGCCTTTAATATTGGTTGGTTGACGGAAGAAGAAACATTTTATCATCTCGAAAAATCTTTTCAATTGGCAAAAGCAAATTATCAAAATTGGGCCGATTATTATGTGGCCTACATGAAAGCGCGCACCTTGTTTTACGAAGAAAGAGAAACGGATTATATAGATTATGTTTTGACATTAAAAAAATTATACAAAAGCACTGATTTCTTCTGCTTGAAATATCCTTTAAATAATTAA
- a CDS encoding DinB/UmuC family translesion DNA polymerase: MGKTYFYYQIVRGIDNRPVQPNRATKSVSVEYTYQEDLITKEAMLPELEALCERLAERLQRHHLKGRTITVKFKFHDFTIMTRSHSLSALINDKENIIQTVNIILKNAPLEDKKVRLLGVGISNFELAAEKKKDNTPIQLKLF, encoded by the coding sequence TTGGGTAAGACGTATTTTTATTACCAGATTGTAAGAGGCATTGACAACAGGCCGGTACAACCAAATCGCGCAACCAAATCCGTTAGCGTGGAATACACTTACCAGGAAGACTTAATAACAAAGGAAGCTATGCTGCCGGAGCTGGAAGCGCTTTGCGAACGATTGGCCGAACGCCTGCAACGTCATCATTTAAAGGGCAGGACGATTACTGTTAAGTTTAAGTTTCACGATTTTACGATTATGACGCGCAGCCATTCGCTGTCTGCGTTGATTAATGACAAAGAAAATATTATTCAGACGGTAAATATTATTTTGAAAAATGCACCGTTGGAAGATAAAAAGGTAAGGCTTCTCGGAGTTGGTATTTCCAATTTTGAGTTGGCTGCTGAAAAGAAAAAAGACAATACTCCTATACAACTGAAGTTGTTTTAA
- a CDS encoding DUF4870 domain-containing protein has protein sequence MHTKNLSIIAYLTIIGWGFSYLKFGKEKNNELLKYHLRQSLGVMTVSCLFGILIWIIAVFSPTIAILFSWIGILLFILLVLGIINALNETQRPVPIIGKFFENKFFFIS, from the coding sequence ATGCATACAAAGAATCTTTCCATTATTGCTTACCTAACTATCATTGGCTGGGGTTTTTCTTATTTAAAATTCGGTAAAGAAAAGAATAATGAACTTCTGAAATATCATCTGCGACAGTCATTGGGTGTCATGACTGTGAGCTGCTTATTCGGCATATTGATTTGGATAATCGCTGTTTTTTCCCCAACGATAGCTATACTATTCTCTTGGATAGGTATTCTTCTTTTTATTCTATTGGTTTTGGGCATTATCAACGCGCTTAATGAAACCCAACGGCCTGTTCCTATTATTGGCAAATTTTTTGAAAACAAGTTCTTCTTTATCAGCTAA
- a CDS encoding ATP-binding protein, whose product MYERFINPFIKDALKDTPVILISGARQTGKSTLCKQLIEKGIFTGTAVTLDDPTTLAAAKTDPLGFLLSQNKHLIIDEVQRAPEIFLSIKKLVDEDRMQRRYILTGSSEVMALPTLSDSLAGRIEMHHLWPLSQGEIKGAKSNFLDILISENGRFSNTDCSWEALVENMLIGGYPEVLERETEIRRDKWFSSYITAILQKDIKDLANIEGLTQLPNVLQLIAIRAGSTINLSDIARLSGIKNTTLQRYMALLEQVFLINKIPAWTPNAEGKYVKSPKIYINDSGLLSYLRGEGKRLLEDRTTAGLILENFVSMEIIKQITWSDTYLKPYHFSTHKGAEVDIVLEDKYRNLYAIEVKSKASVNEKDFRGLKHFAALTGPKFKKGIVLYSGNQTIGGFGGKNLQAVPISSLWGV is encoded by the coding sequence ATGTATGAAAGATTTATCAACCCTTTTATAAAAGACGCACTGAAAGATACCCCTGTAATATTAATTTCTGGTGCCAGGCAGACGGGAAAGAGCACACTTTGCAAGCAACTCATTGAAAAAGGAATATTTACCGGTACGGCAGTGACTCTTGATGACCCGACCACACTGGCTGCTGCAAAAACTGACCCGTTAGGGTTTCTTTTGAGTCAGAATAAGCACCTCATTATAGATGAGGTACAAAGAGCGCCGGAAATATTCTTGAGTATCAAGAAACTGGTGGACGAAGACAGAATGCAAAGAAGATATATCCTGACCGGCTCCAGTGAAGTAATGGCACTGCCCACACTGTCGGACTCTTTAGCTGGGAGAATTGAAATGCATCACCTATGGCCGCTCTCTCAAGGAGAAATTAAAGGCGCAAAATCCAATTTTTTAGACATACTGATTTCAGAAAACGGCAGGTTCTCCAATACAGATTGTTCCTGGGAAGCGCTTGTAGAAAATATGCTCATTGGAGGCTATCCGGAGGTTCTTGAAAGAGAAACAGAAATCAGGAGAGATAAATGGTTCTCATCATATATAACTGCCATTCTACAAAAGGACATAAAAGATTTAGCTAACATTGAAGGCCTGACACAATTGCCTAACGTCCTCCAATTAATAGCTATAAGGGCAGGAAGCACGATCAACCTTTCCGACATTGCACGATTATCAGGCATTAAGAACACTACATTACAAAGATATATGGCACTTCTGGAACAGGTGTTTTTAATCAATAAAATTCCGGCATGGACGCCAAATGCAGAAGGTAAATATGTAAAGTCTCCCAAGATATATATAAATGACTCAGGTCTTTTGTCCTACCTGAGAGGAGAAGGAAAACGCTTATTAGAAGACAGGACAACTGCAGGATTGATTCTGGAAAACTTTGTATCTATGGAAATTATTAAACAAATCACCTGGTCTGACACCTATTTAAAACCCTACCATTTCAGCACACATAAAGGCGCCGAAGTAGATATTGTGCTGGAAGATAAGTATAGAAACCTATATGCAATTGAAGTCAAATCAAAAGCCTCCGTGAATGAAAAAGACTTTAGGGGATTAAAGCATTTTGCAGCGTTAACAGGTCCAAAATTTAAAAAAGGGATCGTATTATATAGCGGCAATCAAACGATAGGTGGTTTTGGTGGGAAAAACCTCCAGGCTGTGCCAATATCCTCTTTATGGGGCGTTTAA
- a CDS encoding WG repeat-containing protein — protein sequence MNRINLILIMAIIVMSCKTVAKMPNIAMQLHPWLSSSGKFGYCDSVGKIIILPQYDNADLFQNGFAVVCRNEKYGVINEKNKVIIPLNYAYAKIVSQAPFTLLITKKEYNDWWHFWQWKWWPQWNILSSSHSGPNLVTKVPKAKWQIRSLPRKKLLYNLRKMDNKDAWGVSQYWKKDWVPDRRIPSEIKITSTQNFLSINGQAYLWETNAYLKPIKGNLFDIINDSILLMKKGEDYYLSDEKSKRINKEVFTLKDGIHFKTSTGENIIISKEGNLGVNYPVIPQPIFENKEGVIFFSPNFSKPFPATIKDYHFQDEKLTAKTILQGAVTITDMPNKNYFAIIAGVGKVSGWSYFLLNKDGSWNTAIPAYRGPKQILTDGRITFESASIKGVLDTNLQFYQIPLVYIMPCSQNHYWYMGEDTSTKKFGVYDALKMRWQVQPKYSYLQDEIAPGIAIYTEVKIDSRGDQKEWFGLLNLQEDKEITPPVYDFIQTDGKVSRTIDNKRIIFYINPLTGFEYRSK from the coding sequence ATGAATAGAATCAATTTAATATTAATAATGGCGATTATAGTAATGAGTTGTAAAACAGTTGCAAAGATGCCAAATATTGCGATGCAATTACATCCCTGGTTATCATCTAGCGGAAAATTTGGTTATTGCGACAGCGTCGGGAAAATAATAATTTTACCTCAATATGATAATGCAGATTTATTTCAAAATGGATTTGCAGTTGTGTGTAGAAACGAAAAATATGGCGTAATTAATGAAAAAAACAAAGTGATTATACCTTTAAATTATGCTTATGCAAAAATAGTTTCGCAAGCCCCTTTCACCTTACTAATTACTAAAAAAGAATATAATGACTGGTGGCATTTTTGGCAATGGAAATGGTGGCCCCAATGGAATATTTTAAGTAGCTCTCATTCTGGCCCAAATTTAGTTACCAAAGTGCCTAAAGCCAAATGGCAAATACGTTCTTTGCCTCGAAAAAAACTCCTGTACAATCTTCGCAAAATGGACAATAAAGATGCTTGGGGAGTCAGCCAGTATTGGAAGAAAGATTGGGTGCCAGATAGAAGAATTCCTTCAGAAATTAAGATTACTTCAACCCAAAATTTTTTATCTATCAATGGTCAAGCCTATTTATGGGAGACCAATGCTTATTTAAAACCCATCAAAGGAAATCTGTTTGACATTATCAATGATAGCATATTGCTGATGAAGAAAGGGGAAGATTATTATTTGTCAGATGAAAAAAGTAAACGAATTAATAAGGAAGTGTTTACTTTAAAGGATGGCATTCATTTTAAAACTTCAACAGGAGAAAATATTATTATAAGTAAAGAAGGCAATCTGGGCGTGAATTATCCAGTCATTCCACAACCAATATTTGAAAACAAAGAAGGCGTTATTTTTTTCTCCCCCAATTTTTCAAAACCTTTTCCTGCGACCATCAAAGACTATCATTTTCAAGACGAAAAATTAACGGCAAAAACTATTCTTCAAGGAGCGGTTACCATTACCGATATGCCTAATAAAAATTATTTCGCGATTATAGCCGGTGTTGGTAAAGTTTCAGGTTGGAGCTATTTCCTTCTGAACAAAGATGGAAGTTGGAATACAGCTATACCGGCTTACCGAGGGCCAAAACAAATATTGACGGATGGCAGAATAACTTTTGAAAGCGCATCGATAAAAGGTGTTTTAGATACCAACCTGCAATTTTATCAAATCCCTTTGGTGTATATTATGCCATGCTCACAAAATCATTATTGGTATATGGGAGAAGATACATCTACGAAAAAATTTGGTGTATATGATGCCCTAAAAATGCGATGGCAAGTTCAGCCAAAATACAGTTATTTACAAGATGAAATTGCACCCGGAATTGCCATTTATACAGAGGTAAAAATAGATAGCAGAGGCGATCAGAAAGAATGGTTTGGTTTACTCAACTTACAAGAAGATAAAGAAATAACGCCACCTGTTTATGACTTTATACAAACTGATGGAAAAGTAAGCAGGACGATCGATAATAAACGAATCATTTTTTATATCAATCCTTTAACAGGTTTTGAATACAGAAGCAAATAA
- a CDS encoding PDDEXK nuclease domain-containing protein — MEQALIDNLQHFLIELGKGFAFVARQKYIRTETTDFFYDLVFYNYILKCFVIVELKTNKITHQDIGQLDMYVRMFDDLEKRESDNPTIGILLCTETDHTIAKYSVLHENKQLFASKYLPYLPTEEELIAEIERVKLHFKLGNDKGD; from the coding sequence ATGGAGCAGGCATTGATTGATAACCTCCAGCATTTTTTAATCGAACTTGGCAAGGGCTTCGCTTTCGTAGCAAGGCAAAAATATATCCGTACGGAAACTACAGATTTCTTTTATGATCTAGTATTTTACAATTATATCTTGAAATGCTTTGTGATTGTAGAATTGAAAACAAATAAAATAACCCATCAGGATATTGGTCAATTGGATATGTATGTACGAATGTTTGACGATTTAGAAAAGCGGGAAAGCGATAATCCAACCATAGGTATTTTACTGTGTACGGAAACAGACCATACCATTGCAAAATATTCTGTACTTCACGAGAACAAACAACTTTTTGCCAGCAAATATTTGCCCTACCTGCCAACAGAAGAAGAACTGATTGCCGAGATAGAAAGAGTAAAACTCCATTTCAAATTGGGAAATGATAAGGGAGATTAA
- a CDS encoding WG repeat-containing protein, with product MKDLFFILLFISGCYVVQAQDSLYDGGSHFAFGFAHLEKGGQSYFIDRTGKIAFNEIVRGGFQERTDFYEVNDSDRSLLPQSYVEVRKGNKLGILTIEGKWILNPIYDSIDTQGIFEWIVKKYGKKSLFTSQGFELPFRFDMAYRMDSNYYQVVNKGLFGIYSKKEDKLVVPIIYQNMDYCYSCEAKGNYSFAEKNGKWGVINFQNKVLLPFEYDHHHWNMRSDEWVNCLYKNGKQLAINLHTKQVDTCNFAQEQNEDTTQLAQGFRLIRKKEKYGLLNPAGKLVLAVNYDFINYEADTVGGYLPAPFVAINQNNLWGIADTTGRIIIPPLYNSELHMVADSFFLCHKADMDILLNKNGGKVFKGKYDDIQLEHTDNDSLSIPYFLLKQNNHYGIYNPQTDVWVQPKFDGISQYLFRITLPNVVKIKLNDQEGLLNVKTGKLVVQPIYHSLDNEYLPKGLMIVRGDEKYGLYNYLNKKLVAPLSYRYLGKEKIESLILTSTSKGYGLMNFDGKEIIPNRYFEIRALSNDFYLLTRQDSTYQNIYSFFNSKNNHFTTLPFDTIDAVEADTLIIVIDKGKYKLYNLLTEKVIDGAYSEGGFPDLIQYFSNGYAIVQKNKKAGIINAKGDFIIPLKYAGLSNFHNGYALMLKGEDSLGRRLYGFIDSTGKVVIPAKYVFDVNKNIDDYFPDSYLLLIYQVNEGSPERIGLATRKGKVLIPPAYDKIIAQKNGFNYLVEKDKKFGILDSLGQIILPITFDDISLNEVPIYESHYAFEFPLLAQKGKLWQYYNRNGKSLPIKVKKQISFNPIINF from the coding sequence ATGAAAGATCTATTCTTTATTCTGCTTTTCATATCTGGTTGTTATGTTGTGCAAGCACAAGATAGTCTATATGACGGCGGCTCTCATTTTGCCTTTGGCTTCGCTCATCTTGAAAAGGGCGGTCAAAGTTACTTTATAGACAGAACTGGTAAAATAGCTTTTAATGAAATAGTCAGAGGTGGTTTTCAAGAAAGAACAGATTTTTACGAGGTGAATGACAGCGATAGATCTTTATTGCCTCAAAGTTATGTTGAAGTGCGCAAGGGAAACAAGTTGGGCATACTTACCATTGAAGGTAAATGGATACTAAACCCTATTTACGATTCTATTGATACGCAAGGTATTTTTGAATGGATTGTAAAAAAGTATGGCAAAAAATCTTTATTTACTTCACAGGGTTTTGAATTACCATTCCGGTTCGATATGGCTTATCGAATGGACAGTAATTATTATCAGGTTGTGAATAAAGGCCTTTTTGGTATTTACAGCAAAAAAGAGGATAAATTAGTCGTTCCCATTATTTATCAAAATATGGACTATTGTTATAGCTGCGAAGCAAAAGGTAATTATTCCTTTGCGGAAAAAAATGGTAAATGGGGCGTTATCAACTTCCAAAACAAAGTGTTACTGCCTTTTGAATACGACCATCATCATTGGAATATGCGCAGCGATGAATGGGTAAATTGTCTGTACAAAAACGGGAAACAGTTAGCTATTAACCTCCATACAAAGCAAGTAGATACTTGTAATTTTGCACAAGAACAAAATGAAGACACGACCCAATTGGCTCAAGGTTTTAGGCTAATAAGAAAGAAGGAGAAATATGGATTATTAAATCCTGCAGGGAAATTAGTTCTGGCTGTGAATTATGATTTCATCAACTACGAAGCAGACACTGTTGGAGGTTATCTTCCTGCACCTTTTGTTGCCATCAATCAAAATAATTTATGGGGCATTGCGGATACAACAGGCCGTATCATTATTCCGCCATTATACAATTCGGAATTACATATGGTTGCCGATAGTTTTTTCCTTTGCCACAAAGCAGATATGGATATTCTTTTGAACAAAAATGGAGGAAAAGTCTTCAAGGGAAAATACGATGATATTCAATTGGAACATACTGATAATGATTCTTTATCTATCCCTTATTTTCTATTAAAGCAAAATAATCATTACGGCATTTACAATCCACAAACAGATGTATGGGTTCAGCCTAAATTTGATGGTATAAGCCAATATTTATTTAGAATTACATTGCCCAATGTTGTTAAAATAAAGCTCAATGATCAAGAAGGGTTATTGAATGTAAAAACAGGAAAGTTAGTCGTACAACCCATTTATCATTCTCTTGATAATGAATATCTTCCTAAAGGGCTAATGATTGTGCGCGGGGATGAAAAATATGGACTTTACAATTATTTAAACAAGAAATTGGTAGCACCTTTAAGTTACAGATATTTAGGCAAGGAAAAAATAGAAAGTTTAATTTTAACCTCTACATCTAAAGGCTATGGCCTAATGAATTTTGATGGGAAAGAAATTATCCCTAACCGTTATTTTGAAATACGTGCTTTATCCAACGATTTTTACTTACTAACACGACAAGATAGTACTTATCAAAATATATACAGTTTTTTTAATAGTAAAAACAATCATTTTACCACCCTTCCTTTTGATACGATTGATGCAGTTGAAGCAGATACGCTGATTATTGTTATTGATAAAGGGAAATATAAATTATACAACCTGCTAACTGAAAAAGTTATTGATGGAGCTTATTCCGAAGGTGGTTTTCCTGATTTAATACAATATTTCAGCAATGGATATGCGATTGTTCAAAAAAATAAAAAAGCAGGAATTATCAATGCGAAAGGTGATTTCATTATCCCTTTAAAATATGCCGGACTTTCCAATTTCCATAATGGGTATGCCCTAATGCTAAAGGGCGAAGACAGCCTGGGGAGGAGATTATACGGGTTTATTGATTCAACCGGGAAAGTAGTGATTCCTGCAAAATATGTTTTTGATGTAAATAAAAACATAGATGATTATTTTCCGGATAGTTACCTTCTTCTGATTTACCAAGTAAATGAAGGTTCGCCAGAAAGAATTGGCCTTGCTACAAGAAAAGGAAAGGTATTAATTCCGCCCGCTTATGACAAAATAATTGCACAAAAAAATGGCTTTAATTATTTAGTAGAAAAAGATAAAAAGTTCGGCATTTTGGATAGTTTAGGTCAGATTATTCTACCCATAACGTTTGATGATATTTCTTTAAATGAAGTTCCTATTTACGAATCGCATTATGCTTTTGAATTTCCGCTATTGGCTCAAAAAGGAAAGCTGTGGCAATATTATAATCGAAACGGAAAGTCGCTTCCTATCAAAGTAAAAAAGCAAATCAGTTTTAATCCAATTATAAATTTTTAA
- a CDS encoding WG repeat-containing protein, whose amino-acid sequence MNIKKRSLTFILWLCMIVTAPAQKLHFVVTPDNTFGSISNFSEGLAKVNLKQDSVGFINTSGQFAFASTFENAGNFHCGRAYVRATMKGQSKFGFINEKGKIVIPLIYDEVEDFSCNRTAVNKDGIWKIIDRNGHTIMNDSLLITETEIDDASDTAYYWEDTEPPAFHDNRMLVRNETNYGYVDTMGIIVIPCRYNAAFAFSNGVTIVAPKGVDAPDKNNAPNFLDSLYNSLPDGQTSQKLSTIDTSGNLLFSFNKNQLPDLGVSFSNNLIRFQDQNNQWGFINKTGKVVVPDTLASTPEPFSDGMAILWPNKQILMRNPVPLTVIDTTGKIMSTISFVNDDGWMQDKDLLFHEGLLSVKINNLWGYVNKSGEIIIKPQFEEALGFHDRCAVVVTKEGKVAVIKNPLKNE is encoded by the coding sequence ATGAATATCAAAAAACGTTCATTAACTTTCATTTTGTGGCTTTGCATGATCGTTACAGCACCAGCACAAAAGCTGCATTTTGTAGTCACCCCCGATAATACTTTTGGCAGCATCAGCAATTTTTCTGAGGGTTTGGCTAAAGTGAATTTAAAACAAGACAGTGTTGGTTTTATAAATACATCCGGGCAATTTGCATTTGCATCTACTTTTGAAAATGCCGGCAATTTTCACTGTGGAAGAGCGTATGTTCGAGCAACAATGAAGGGGCAATCTAAATTTGGCTTCATTAATGAAAAAGGAAAAATAGTGATTCCCTTAATTTATGATGAAGTGGAAGATTTTTCCTGTAACCGTACAGCAGTGAATAAGGATGGCATCTGGAAAATCATTGATCGAAATGGACATACAATTATGAATGATTCCTTGTTGATAACTGAAACAGAAATTGATGACGCCTCCGATACCGCATATTATTGGGAAGATACGGAGCCACCGGCTTTTCACGATAACCGAATGCTGGTGAGAAACGAGACAAATTATGGTTATGTAGATACCATGGGGATAATCGTGATTCCTTGCCGATACAACGCTGCGTTCGCCTTCTCTAACGGAGTGACAATTGTCGCACCGAAAGGCGTCGACGCCCCTGATAAAAACAATGCCCCTAATTTTTTAGATAGCTTGTATAATAGCCTTCCCGATGGTCAGACATCTCAAAAACTTTCGACGATAGATACTTCTGGAAACCTACTTTTTAGTTTTAATAAAAATCAGCTACCAGATTTAGGCGTATCATTTTCAAACAATCTTATTCGTTTTCAAGATCAGAATAATCAATGGGGCTTTATCAACAAAACGGGAAAGGTTGTTGTGCCAGATACACTTGCTTCTACACCCGAACCCTTCTCGGATGGTATGGCCATTTTATGGCCGAATAAACAAATTCTTATGAGGAACCCAGTGCCTTTAACTGTAATTGATACAACAGGAAAAATAATGTCCACTATTTCTTTCGTTAATGACGATGGATGGATGCAAGACAAAGACCTTTTATTTCACGAAGGATTACTTTCGGTAAAAATCAATAATCTTTGGGGCTATGTGAATAAGTCTGGAGAAATTATTATAAAGCCTCAATTTGAAGAAGCATTAGGCTTTCACGATAGGTGTGCTGTAGTGGTAACGAAGGAAGGAAAGGTTGCCGTAATTAAAAACCCTTTGAAAAATGAATAG